The DNA sequence TGGAAGGTAGTTACGCTTTATATTTATGGGGAAAATTGGGGGTTTGTCAAGCCCGCGTAAATCCCGGTATGTGGTGCATTGGGAAGGGGAGTACCGAATCTATGCTGGACCGTCCCGTCAGGGCCATGACTAGGCGGTCCAGCCCTAGGGCTACCCCGGAACATTGGGGAAATCCGGAGGCTTCTCCGGACGTTGGGAGGAAGTGTTGCCAGTAGTCCCCGTCGATGCGGTGGGGTACCAGGGAGTCCCGGTTTTTCAGTGCGCCTTCCCGTTCAAAGTAGCGGCGTACTTGCTCGGGGTCCGTCTCCTCGGAATAACAGTTCGCTAGTTCTATTCCCCGTACATAGAGTTCCCAGCGCTCCACGGTTCTGTGGTCCGGGCTCTTTTGCGCCAGGCAGGGAACAAAGGCGGGGTAATCGGTTATGACCACGGCCTTGTCTTTGGGCAGGGCCGGTTCCACGGCGTGTATGAAAATCAGGTCGTAGAGGGCCGGCGTATCCAGTTCCGTCGGCGGGGTTAGGCCCAGTTTCCGGGCCTCGGTGGCCAGGGTTCCTTTTTCGGCGGCGTCGTAGAGGCTGAACCCGGCCCAGCGGCTAAAGGCTTCCTCCATGGTTATCCGCAGGAAAGGGGGGCGAAGGCAGGTCTGCCCGGCATAGCCGGTTTTTGCGGAATCCCCGAGCAGGCTTGCGAAAAGCTCCTCCGTGAGGGTGAGGCTGTCCAGGTAATCGGCGCCCATGGTGTAGTATTCCAGCATGGTAAATTCCGGACTGTGGAGATGTCCCGTAGATTCTCCGTTCCGGAAGCACTTGCAAATCTGATAGACGCTGGTCCGGTGCCGGGCGATGATCTTTTTCATCCAGATTTCCGGGGAGGGGATGAGCCAGTAGGGCTGCGTTTCCCGGGTTTTGCTGTTTGGCGGCGCCAGATAGGCGGTTTCAAAGACC is a window from the Treponema primitia ZAS-1 genome containing:
- a CDS encoding EF-P lysine aminoacylase GenX yields the protein MDIELLQERARIFREVRAFFDKRGYLELDTPLLAPDLIPETCLEVFETAYLAPPNSKTRETQPYWLIPSPEIWMKKIIARHRTSVYQICKCFRNGESTGHLHSPEFTMLEYYTMGADYLDSLTLTEELFASLLGDSAKTGYAGQTCLRPPFLRITMEEAFSRWAGFSLYDAAEKGTLATEARKLGLTPPTELDTPALYDLIFIHAVEPALPKDKAVVITDYPAFVPCLAQKSPDHRTVERWELYVRGIELANCYSEETDPEQVRRYFEREGALKNRDSLVPHRIDGDYWQHFLPTSGEASGFPQCSGVALGLDRLVMALTGRSSIDSVLPFPMHHIPGFTRA